A part of Brassica rapa cultivar Chiifu-401-42 chromosome A05, CAAS_Brap_v3.01, whole genome shotgun sequence genomic DNA contains:
- the LOC108870568 gene encoding replication protein A 70 kDa DNA-binding subunit B isoform X1 has protein sequence MNRLGLLLPWALSCKYCNKKVFPTTNVDDDMRPLFYCNTCDKEHINVISRFKLIANVKDDSGEANFLLFDTNAQMIVRRAAAELYDEDEDPDFLPEAVSDLFGKRMLFEISVDSDNIRGKSSQYLVCCANDDREMIEEFAALPHKPVLKLHGSDEISDGSGGSSATHVSKRKSKGEEDNDFEDQLSVKKKQGPKKIKGE, from the exons atgaaTAGGTTGGGACTTTTGTTACCATGGGCACTAAGTTGTAAATACTGCAACAAAAAGGTATTTCCTACAACCAATGTTGATGACGATATGCGTCCTTTGTTCTACTGCAATACCTGCGATAAAGAACACATCAACGTCATATCCAG GTTTAAATTAATTGCCAATGTTAAAGACGATTCCGGTGAGGCAAACTTTCTTTTGTTTGATACCAACGCTCAGATGATTGTGCGTCGTGCAGCTGCGGAACTCTACGATGAG GATGAAGATCCCGACTTCTTACCAGAAGCAGTTAGCGACCTCTTTGGCAAGAGAATGCTTTTTGAAATTTCAGTTGATTCTGATAACATCAGAGGAAAGAGCTCTCAGTATCTTGTTTGTTGTGCTAATGATGATCGTGAAATGATTGAGGAATTTGCAGCTTTGCCTCACAAACCG GTTTTGAAGTTGCACGGCTCCGACGAGATTTCCGATGGTTCTGGTGGTTCTTCAGCAACTCATGTGTCTAAAAGAAAAAGCAAAGGAGAGGAAGACAATGATTTTGAGGATCAACTCTCTGTCAAGAAGAAACAGGGTCCAAAGAAAATCAAGGGCGAGTGA
- the LOC108870568 gene encoding uncharacterized protein LOC108870568 isoform X2, translated as MIVRRAAAELYDEDEDPDFLPEAVSDLFGKRMLFEISVDSDNIRGKSSQYLVCCANDDREMIEEFAALPHKPVLKLHGSDEISDGSGGSSATHVSKRKSKGEEDNDFEDQLSVKKKQGPKKIKGE; from the exons ATGATTGTGCGTCGTGCAGCTGCGGAACTCTACGATGAG GATGAAGATCCCGACTTCTTACCAGAAGCAGTTAGCGACCTCTTTGGCAAGAGAATGCTTTTTGAAATTTCAGTTGATTCTGATAACATCAGAGGAAAGAGCTCTCAGTATCTTGTTTGTTGTGCTAATGATGATCGTGAAATGATTGAGGAATTTGCAGCTTTGCCTCACAAACCG GTTTTGAAGTTGCACGGCTCCGACGAGATTTCCGATGGTTCTGGTGGTTCTTCAGCAACTCATGTGTCTAAAAGAAAAAGCAAAGGAGAGGAAGACAATGATTTTGAGGATCAACTCTCTGTCAAGAAGAAACAGGGTCCAAAGAAAATCAAGGGCGAGTGA